From Anopheles arabiensis isolate DONGOLA chromosome 3, AaraD3, whole genome shotgun sequence, a single genomic window includes:
- the LOC120902594 gene encoding guanine nucleotide-binding protein subunit beta-5 isoform X2, which yields MMAEVLTSLQHSDKVSALIKEAECLKSKLEEERQKLNDVTLSSLAERLEMISYLNIKPRRVLKGHQAKVLCSNWSPDKRHIVSSSQDGKLIIWDAFTTNKEHAVTMPTTWIMGCSYAPSGNLVACGGLDNKVTVYPITLEEDISSRKKTVGTHTSYMSCCIFPNSDQQILTGSGDSTCALWDVESGQLLQSFHGHTGDVMSIDLAPNETGNTFVSGSCDKMAFIWDMRSGHVVQSFEGHQSDINSVKFHPSGDAISTGSDDSTCRLFDMRADKEVAVFCKDSIIFGVNCVDFSVSGRLLFAGYNDYTVNVWDTLKAQRVCLLYGHENKVSCLQVSPDGTALSTGSWDYTLRIWA from the exons ATGATGGCTGAAGTGCTTACCAGTTTACAACATTCTGATAAAGTATCTGCACTTATCAAGGAAGCTGAATGCTTGAAGTCGAAACTGGAAGAAGAACGTCAAAAGTTGAACGATGTTACTT TGTCGTCTCTGGCGGAACGTCTGGAAATGATCAGCTATTTGAACATTAAACCCCGTCGCGTTCTGAAAGGCCATCAGGCAAAAGTACTTTGTTCTAACTGGTCCCCGGACAAGCGACACATAGTATCTTCATCCCAAGATGGCAAATTGATCATTTGGGATGCATTTACGACTAACAAAGAACATGCTGTTACTATGCCAACGACATGGATAATGGGATGTTCTTATGCCCCTTCCGGAAACCTTGTTGCTTGTGG TGGACTAGATAATAAGGTAACAGTTTACCCTATAACTCTTGAAGAGGACATTTCATCAAGGAAGAAAACAGTgggaacacacacaagctACATGTCCTGTTGTATTTTCCCTAATTCTGATCAGCAAATTTTAACTGGTAGCGGTGACTCTACATGTGCCCTGTGGGATGTAGAATCAGGTCAGCTGTTGCAAAGTTTCCATGGCCATACAGGAGATGTTATGTCAATCGATTTAGCTCCTAATGAAACAGGTAATACATTTGTATCTGGAAGCTGTGATAAGATGGCTTTTATATGGGATATGCGATCTGGTCATGTGGTGCAGTCCTTTGAAGGGCACCAGTCAGATATAAACAGCGTGAAATTTCATCCTAGTGGAGATGCAATAAGCACTGGTTCTGATGATAGTACG TGTCGCTTATTTGATATGAGAGCCGACAAGGAAGTTGCTGTTTTCTGTAAAGATAGCATTATATTTGGAGTTAATTGTGTTGATTTTTCCGTGAGTGGACGTCTGCTATTCGCCGGTTATAATGATTATACAGTAAACGTGTGGGATACCCTTAAGGCACAACGTGTATGTCTTCTATACGGCCATGAAAACAAAGTATCTTGTCTTCAAGTATCTCCGGATGGTACAGCACTATCCACCGGAAGTTGGGACTATACGCTAAGG ATCTGGGCTTAA
- the LOC120902594 gene encoding guanine nucleotide-binding protein subunit beta-5 isoform X1, protein MMAEVLTSLQHSDKVSALIKEAECLKSKLEEERQKLNDVTCIMIIVIDNQTNISINFCFTFISVSSLAERLEMISYLNIKPRRVLKGHQAKVLCSNWSPDKRHIVSSSQDGKLIIWDAFTTNKEHAVTMPTTWIMGCSYAPSGNLVACGGLDNKVTVYPITLEEDISSRKKTVGTHTSYMSCCIFPNSDQQILTGSGDSTCALWDVESGQLLQSFHGHTGDVMSIDLAPNETGNTFVSGSCDKMAFIWDMRSGHVVQSFEGHQSDINSVKFHPSGDAISTGSDDSTCRLFDMRADKEVAVFCKDSIIFGVNCVDFSVSGRLLFAGYNDYTVNVWDTLKAQRVCLLYGHENKVSCLQVSPDGTALSTGSWDYTLRIWA, encoded by the exons ATGATGGCTGAAGTGCTTACCAGTTTACAACATTCTGATAAAGTATCTGCACTTATCAAGGAAGCTGAATGCTTGAAGTCGAAACTGGAAGAAGAACGTCAAAAGTTGAACGATGTTACTTGTATTATGATAATAGTAATCGATAACCAGACAAATATTTCTATAAATTTctgttttacatttatttcagTGTCGTCTCTGGCGGAACGTCTGGAAATGATCAGCTATTTGAACATTAAACCCCGTCGCGTTCTGAAAGGCCATCAGGCAAAAGTACTTTGTTCTAACTGGTCCCCGGACAAGCGACACATAGTATCTTCATCCCAAGATGGCAAATTGATCATTTGGGATGCATTTACGACTAACAAAGAACATGCTGTTACTATGCCAACGACATGGATAATGGGATGTTCTTATGCCCCTTCCGGAAACCTTGTTGCTTGTGG TGGACTAGATAATAAGGTAACAGTTTACCCTATAACTCTTGAAGAGGACATTTCATCAAGGAAGAAAACAGTgggaacacacacaagctACATGTCCTGTTGTATTTTCCCTAATTCTGATCAGCAAATTTTAACTGGTAGCGGTGACTCTACATGTGCCCTGTGGGATGTAGAATCAGGTCAGCTGTTGCAAAGTTTCCATGGCCATACAGGAGATGTTATGTCAATCGATTTAGCTCCTAATGAAACAGGTAATACATTTGTATCTGGAAGCTGTGATAAGATGGCTTTTATATGGGATATGCGATCTGGTCATGTGGTGCAGTCCTTTGAAGGGCACCAGTCAGATATAAACAGCGTGAAATTTCATCCTAGTGGAGATGCAATAAGCACTGGTTCTGATGATAGTACG TGTCGCTTATTTGATATGAGAGCCGACAAGGAAGTTGCTGTTTTCTGTAAAGATAGCATTATATTTGGAGTTAATTGTGTTGATTTTTCCGTGAGTGGACGTCTGCTATTCGCCGGTTATAATGATTATACAGTAAACGTGTGGGATACCCTTAAGGCACAACGTGTATGTCTTCTATACGGCCATGAAAACAAAGTATCTTGTCTTCAAGTATCTCCGGATGGTACAGCACTATCCACCGGAAGTTGGGACTATACGCTAAGG ATCTGGGCTTAA